From a region of the Candidatus Polarisedimenticolia bacterium genome:
- a CDS encoding helix-turn-helix transcriptional regulator, with protein MPEEREQAEAMLEGDGSDWPPVADRVRQARERVGLSVAEVMDRLGMSGTEYQDVEWHDDEVFTSLSVKEIAALAGILKMTVSEMLFGSRATGLAPPVSYAEIARRLEELARSEKTTLDELGNRIGWDLDPIVRNPEALGDLNIPGLHDICKPLGLDWLSILELPGGKTG; from the coding sequence GTGCCCGAAGAGCGCGAGCAGGCGGAGGCGATGCTGGAGGGGGACGGCAGCGACTGGCCGCCGGTTGCCGACAGGGTGCGGCAGGCGCGGGAGCGGGTTGGACTGTCCGTGGCCGAGGTGATGGATCGGCTCGGGATGTCGGGGACCGAATACCAGGACGTCGAGTGGCATGACGACGAGGTCTTCACGAGCCTCTCGGTGAAAGAGATCGCGGCGCTCGCCGGAATCCTGAAGATGACGGTCTCGGAGATGCTGTTCGGCTCGCGGGCGACAGGGCTCGCCCCGCCCGTCTCCTACGCGGAGATTGCCCGGCGCCTCGAGGAGCTGGCACGCTCCGAGAAAACCACCCTGGACGAGCTGGGGAATCGAATCGGCTGGGATCTGGATCCGATCGTCCGGAACCCGGAGGCGCTGGGAGATCTCAACATCCCGGGGCTGCACGACATCTGCAAACCCCTCGGTCTCGACTGGCTGTCGATTCTCGAGCTGCCGGGCGGGAAAACCGGTTGA
- a CDS encoding DUF4386 family protein — protein sequence MTRRNNSRVAGFTFLLYIVAGISSMALKNRDPDNGLLVLLTLLTSLCALTLGVTLYALTRSQDPDLALLALTCRIIEAIPGEDGAIFFSVGSTIFAWLLLRGRMVPGVLGWLGVLASVLLVVVLPLQRAGAMGGPGSWASMLTWGIWFPMLIFEIWLAIYLIVRGAAEPGPAA from the coding sequence ATGACGCGCAGGAATAACTCCCGGGTCGCGGGCTTCACCTTCCTCCTCTACATCGTCGCAGGCATCTCCTCGATGGCCCTCAAGAATCGCGATCCCGACAATGGCCTGCTCGTACTGCTTACCCTGCTGACCTCCTTGTGCGCCTTGACACTGGGCGTGACGCTGTACGCCCTGACGCGCTCGCAGGATCCCGACCTGGCGCTGCTGGCCCTGACCTGCCGGATCATCGAAGCGATCCCCGGCGAGGACGGTGCGATCTTCTTCTCCGTAGGGAGCACGATCTTCGCATGGCTCCTCCTGCGCGGCCGGATGGTGCCGGGGGTTCTCGGGTGGCTCGGAGTGCTCGCCTCGGTGCTGCTGGTCGTGGTGCTGCCGCTGCAGCGGGCCGGAGCGATGGGTGGTCCGGGCAGCTGGGCCTCCATGCTCACCTGGGGGATCTGGTTTCCGATGCTGATCTTCGAGATCTGGCTCGCCATCTACCTGATCGTGCGGGGGGCCGCCGAGCCCGGCCCGGCGGCCTGA
- a CDS encoding glutathione S-transferase family protein — protein MLRLYYHPVSTFSQRVRIALVEKQIPAELVEVDLFAKAQHRPEYLARNPYGRVPAIEEDGLVLYESTAILEYLEATRPAPPLLPADERQRAIVRMHVRLCDLELAEPARRILVPKRFLPEAMWRLDKMTEARARIQKHFTIVEGQLGGREYLVGSQLSLADVCYAPFLQFVPILEVELGPQTAAWAAGILARPSVQETRPAR, from the coding sequence ATGCTCAGACTCTATTACCATCCGGTATCCACCTTTTCGCAGCGTGTGCGAATCGCGCTGGTCGAGAAGCAGATCCCCGCCGAGCTGGTCGAGGTCGATCTCTTCGCCAAGGCCCAGCACCGCCCTGAATACCTGGCCCGAAATCCCTATGGCCGGGTGCCGGCCATCGAGGAGGACGGCTTGGTGCTGTACGAGTCGACGGCCATCCTGGAGTATCTCGAAGCGACGCGGCCTGCGCCGCCGCTGCTGCCGGCCGATGAGCGGCAGCGGGCGATTGTGCGCATGCACGTCAGGCTGTGCGATCTGGAGCTGGCCGAGCCGGCGCGAAGAATCCTGGTGCCCAAGCGCTTCTTGCCGGAAGCGATGTGGCGCCTGGACAAGATGACCGAGGCCAGGGCGCGGATCCAGAAGCACTTCACCATCGTGGAAGGACAGCTGGGCGGCAGGGAATACCTGGTTGGCAGCCAGCTCAGCCTGGCCGACGTCTGCTACGCGCCGTTCCTGCAGTTCGTCCCGATCCTGGAGGTGGAGCTGGGCCCGCAGACCGCCGCGTGGGCCGCCGGCATCCTGGCGCGGCCGAGCGTGCAAGAGACCCGTCCCGCCCGGTGA
- a CDS encoding DUF1801 domain-containing protein yields MKKSGSQKGDSPSRLIDARIRELDDWRGEMLGRLRALVKEADPEVVEEWKWEVPVWSHDGIICTGEVYKKAVKMTFAKGASLKDPSRLFNSSLEGNTRRAIDFHEGEKIDEKALKTLIRAAVTLNEATSRK; encoded by the coding sequence ATGAAGAAGAGCGGGTCGCAGAAGGGCGATTCTCCTTCCCGGCTGATTGACGCGAGAATCAGGGAGCTGGACGACTGGCGCGGCGAGATGCTCGGGCGGCTCCGTGCCCTGGTCAAAGAAGCCGATCCCGAGGTTGTCGAGGAGTGGAAGTGGGAGGTTCCGGTCTGGTCTCACGACGGAATCATCTGCACGGGAGAAGTCTACAAGAAGGCCGTGAAGATGACTTTCGCCAAGGGGGCGTCACTGAAGGACCCTTCTCGCCTCTTCAACTCCAGCCTCGAGGGGAACACGAGGCGCGCCATCGATTTCCACGAGGGGGAGAAGATCGACGAGAAGGCCTTGAAGACCCTCATTCGGGCTGCCGTGACCCTGAACGAGGCGACCTCCCGAAAATAG
- a CDS encoding alpha-ketoglutarate-dependent dioxygenase AlkB — protein sequence MPSPARRNTVRLAMAPEGWVYRPDLIGPEEELDLIRRIEPLPLEEFEFRGHLGRRRTVSFGWRYDFSGRGLQPADELPDFLRELRHKAAAFAQLREEDLTQTTIIEYMPGAAIGWHRDRPVFGDVVGFSLLSECVFRFRRKSGPGWERYSMTPGPRSAYLLRGPARTEWEHSIPGVAALRYAITFRSLRPDPAERSRPRRR from the coding sequence ATGCCGAGCCCCGCGAGGAGAAACACCGTCCGGCTGGCGATGGCGCCGGAAGGATGGGTCTATCGGCCCGACCTGATCGGGCCCGAGGAGGAGCTCGACCTCATCCGGCGCATCGAGCCGCTGCCCCTCGAGGAATTCGAGTTCCGCGGCCATCTCGGCCGGCGGCGCACCGTCTCCTTCGGCTGGCGCTACGATTTCAGCGGGCGCGGCCTGCAGCCGGCCGACGAGCTTCCCGATTTCCTGCGCGAGCTGCGCCACAAGGCCGCCGCCTTCGCGCAGCTGAGAGAGGAAGACCTGACACAGACGACGATCATCGAGTACATGCCCGGCGCGGCCATCGGTTGGCATCGTGACCGGCCGGTCTTCGGAGACGTGGTCGGCTTCTCGCTCCTCTCGGAATGCGTTTTCCGCTTCCGCCGGAAAAGCGGCCCCGGGTGGGAGCGCTATTCGATGACCCCCGGGCCGCGATCCGCCTACCTGCTGCGCGGCCCGGCACGGACCGAGTGGGAGCACAGCATCCCCGGCGTGGCCGCGCTGCGCTACGCGATTACCTTCCGCAGCCTTCGTCCCGATCCGGCGGAGCGATCGAGACCACGAAGGCGCTGA
- a CDS encoding nuclear transport factor 2 family protein — MTRESAQQLAQEWIAAWNAHDLERILEHYEEGVELISPVAAKLLTRKDGKVSGKSDLRSYFRRGLEAYPGLRFKLLEVFCGVSSVVLNYENQRGTHTAEYMEISPDGKVSRVVANYRD; from the coding sequence GTGACACGCGAGAGCGCGCAGCAGTTGGCGCAGGAGTGGATCGCCGCATGGAATGCTCATGATCTCGAGCGGATCCTGGAGCACTACGAAGAAGGCGTGGAGCTGATCTCGCCCGTGGCCGCGAAGCTGCTGACGAGGAAGGATGGAAAGGTAAGCGGCAAATCCGATTTGCGCAGCTATTTCCGGAGAGGCCTGGAGGCCTATCCGGGACTCCGGTTCAAGCTGCTGGAAGTTTTTTGCGGTGTCAGCAGTGTCGTCCTGAATTACGAGAACCAGAGAGGAACGCACACGGCCGAATACATGGAGATTTCGCCGGATGGCAAGGTATCGCGCGTCGTGGCGAACTACAGAGACTGA
- a CDS encoding SRPBCC family protein, translating into PDSKVRIKHVNLPHFEMSITLEPIATGTLVSWVGVFENREFAEKMRRFLETANEQNLDRLAREVAGTQPGA; encoded by the coding sequence TTCCCGATTCCAAGGTTCGAATCAAGCATGTCAACCTGCCGCACTTCGAGATGTCCATCACGCTCGAACCGATCGCGACGGGGACTCTCGTCTCCTGGGTCGGTGTCTTCGAGAACCGTGAGTTTGCCGAGAAGATGCGCCGGTTCCTCGAGACGGCGAATGAGCAGAACCTGGACCGCCTGGCTCGCGAGGTCGCGGGCACGCAGCCAGGCGCCTAG
- a CDS encoding DUF6010 family protein, translating to MALSAIVAWYIGIGLLAAAGAVTLSSKLLSAKGEQIFFGLFLVPIAGMYLTFTTYFASTDAWRLETVAVVVFAVLGVLGSRVAFLLVLGYALHGGWDLLHESCAHTGVCFGTRSWSEIPLAYGFFCATFDWCMAGYFFTRRRQWSAAWRGQAR from the coding sequence ATGGCGCTGTCCGCAATCGTGGCATGGTACATCGGCATCGGGCTGCTGGCGGCCGCAGGAGCCGTCACTCTTTCGAGCAAGCTGCTCAGCGCGAAGGGCGAGCAGATCTTCTTTGGTCTGTTCCTCGTTCCAATCGCCGGCATGTATCTGACGTTCACGACCTACTTTGCCAGCACGGATGCGTGGCGGCTGGAAACCGTCGCCGTGGTCGTGTTTGCGGTTCTCGGCGTTCTGGGGAGCCGCGTAGCCTTCTTGCTGGTGCTGGGATACGCGCTCCACGGCGGGTGGGATCTCCTGCACGAGAGCTGTGCTCACACGGGAGTCTGCTTCGGCACGAGGAGCTGGAGCGAGATTCCTCTGGCATACGGGTTCTTCTGTGCGACCTTCGATTGGTGCATGGCCGGGTACTTCTTCACCCGTCGCCGGCAATGGAGCGCGGCATGGAGAGGACAGGCACGTTGA
- a CDS encoding RDD family protein — MPEQPVELNLRLATLSDEALLQVATVDREKYTPESVSRVTEELRRRGVTEVTPELYERVRAGARATNEPMYGGFWRRLASLFLDLLVLSPFVLMALWVDSFSRFSQACTLLPNLGFSIFYHVGLVQRFGGTPGKLLMRLNITKLDGTPVGWREAWLRFLPDLIFSLSIGLSMSYASFRMTEADQALAFVARTQRRAALAPGFATIQLVNNLWVWSEFLVLLTNRKRRALHDFLAGTVVVRRPSAPRDLETELSTVS, encoded by the coding sequence ATGCCCGAACAACCGGTCGAGCTGAATCTCAGGCTGGCAACCCTCTCCGACGAGGCGCTGCTTCAGGTCGCCACGGTCGATCGGGAGAAGTACACTCCGGAATCGGTGTCCCGGGTGACCGAAGAGCTCCGGCGGCGGGGGGTCACCGAGGTAACGCCTGAGCTCTACGAGCGGGTGCGGGCCGGGGCCCGGGCAACGAACGAGCCGATGTATGGCGGATTCTGGCGTCGGCTGGCGTCACTTTTTCTCGACCTCCTGGTGCTTTCACCCTTCGTGCTCATGGCTCTTTGGGTCGATTCCTTCAGCCGCTTTTCGCAGGCCTGCACGCTGTTGCCGAACCTGGGATTCTCTATCTTCTATCACGTGGGCCTCGTGCAGCGCTTCGGGGGAACCCCTGGAAAGCTCCTGATGCGGCTGAACATCACGAAGCTGGATGGCACTCCGGTCGGTTGGCGTGAGGCGTGGCTGCGTTTTCTTCCGGACCTGATCTTCAGCCTGTCGATTGGCTTGTCGATGTCGTACGCTTCCTTCAGGATGACCGAAGCAGATCAGGCCCTGGCGTTCGTGGCGCGCACTCAGCGCCGCGCGGCCCTGGCGCCAGGGTTCGCGACGATTCAGCTCGTGAACAATCTCTGGGTATGGAGCGAGTTCCTCGTCCTGCTCACCAACAGGAAGCGGCGCGCGCTTCACGACTTTCTCGCCGGCACGGTGGTCGTTCGCAGGCCATCGGCGCCGCGGGACCTGGAGACAGAGCTCTCCACGGTTTCCTGA
- a CDS encoding nuclear transport factor 2 family protein, giving the protein MSEIDPGSLAAELDELHRQAKESFRQRDVAGTMGIFARDLRYRQANGSVISWDDLARDVAAQLAKVESAASDYTRESLQVDGERAIEVLEQRASVTMRRFLIFQSVLRVERRGRYLWTRTPGGWRIREVEILHEQVLSGKE; this is encoded by the coding sequence ATGAGCGAGATCGATCCCGGATCTCTCGCGGCGGAGCTGGACGAGCTGCACCGGCAGGCGAAGGAGAGCTTCCGGCAGCGCGACGTGGCGGGCACCATGGGGATCTTTGCGCGCGATCTGAGATACCGGCAGGCGAACGGGTCGGTCATAAGCTGGGACGATCTGGCGCGCGACGTGGCGGCGCAGCTGGCAAAAGTGGAATCGGCGGCAAGCGACTACACGCGGGAGTCGCTGCAAGTGGATGGAGAGCGCGCCATCGAGGTCCTCGAACAGCGGGCGTCGGTGACGATGCGGCGGTTCCTCATCTTTCAGAGCGTCCTGCGGGTCGAGCGGCGCGGGCGGTACCTGTGGACCAGGACTCCCGGGGGCTGGAGGATCCGGGAAGTGGAGATTCTCCACGAGCAGGTCCTGAGCGGAAAGGAGTGA
- a CDS encoding VOC family protein yields the protein MSDLTAPRWSVAPFFIVDDVVATANHYRDKLGFHYDRFWSDPPAFCMVKRNGVVLMLAQLEGKGLMRPNRMVDPEGGAWDAYLWIEDADGLFAELKSRGATIVREPCDQIYGCRDFEVEDCNGYRLCFGQDIQNR from the coding sequence TTGAGCGACTTGACCGCGCCCCGTTGGAGCGTCGCTCCCTTTTTTATCGTGGACGACGTGGTCGCCACCGCCAACCATTACCGGGACAAGCTGGGCTTTCACTACGATCGCTTCTGGAGCGATCCTCCCGCTTTCTGCATGGTGAAGCGCAACGGCGTGGTTCTCATGTTGGCGCAGCTGGAGGGGAAAGGGCTCATGCGTCCGAATCGGATGGTCGACCCGGAGGGGGGAGCCTGGGACGCCTACCTCTGGATCGAAGACGCGGACGGACTGTTCGCCGAACTCAAGTCTCGGGGGGCGACCATCGTCCGCGAGCCCTGCGACCAGATCTACGGCTGCCGCGACTTCGAGGTCGAGGATTGCAACGGCTACCGTCTATGCTTCGGACAGGACATCCAAAACCGCTGA
- a CDS encoding arsinothricin resistance N-acetyltransferase ArsN1 family B, translating into MSGAPARGAIRSCRPSDAARVCDIYNHFVRETVVTFEEAPVAERDMVQRIETTVTRLPWLVWEQDGALAGYACATPWKSRSAYRFAVESTVYVSQAFARQGIGSRLYGALIDELRARDIHCAVGGIALPNPASIALHEKLGFVKIAEFKEIGYKLGRWVDVGYWELLL; encoded by the coding sequence ATGAGCGGCGCACCGGCGAGAGGAGCGATCCGATCGTGCAGGCCGAGCGACGCGGCGAGAGTCTGCGACATCTACAATCATTTCGTGCGCGAGACGGTCGTCACGTTCGAGGAGGCGCCGGTCGCGGAGCGCGACATGGTGCAGCGCATCGAGACGACCGTGACGCGCCTGCCGTGGCTCGTGTGGGAGCAGGACGGCGCGCTTGCGGGCTATGCCTGCGCCACGCCCTGGAAGAGCCGGTCGGCCTACCGTTTTGCGGTGGAGAGCACGGTCTACGTCTCGCAGGCCTTCGCGCGACAAGGGATCGGCTCCCGTCTGTACGGTGCGCTCATCGACGAGCTGCGCGCCCGCGACATCCACTGCGCCGTCGGCGGCATCGCCCTGCCAAACCCGGCGAGCATCGCCCTGCACGAGAAGCTGGGATTCGTGAAGATCGCGGAATTCAAGGAGATCGGCTACAAGCTCGGACGCTGGGTGGACGTCGGATATTGGGAGCTGCTGCTATGA
- a CDS encoding SRPBCC family protein: MRSLEATIEIHASPVAVFDLIHDYGRRLEWDPFLREARLLDGAEAAIGVTARCTARGGFGGLSMDTVYVSFDRPRVAAVKMTRGTALLESFAATLRQDELDPGRTRVTYRFNFATRPRWLRPLLEPIAGALFMRETRRRLAALKRHLEQSRP, from the coding sequence ATGCGATCCCTCGAAGCCACGATCGAGATCCATGCGAGCCCGGTCGCCGTGTTCGATCTGATCCACGATTACGGGCGCCGGCTGGAGTGGGATCCTTTCCTCCGGGAGGCGCGCCTCCTCGACGGCGCCGAGGCGGCCATTGGTGTCACGGCCCGTTGCACGGCGCGCGGCGGCTTCGGCGGGTTGTCGATGGATACCGTCTACGTGTCGTTCGATCGCCCGCGCGTCGCGGCGGTCAAGATGACGCGCGGCACGGCGCTGCTGGAGAGCTTCGCGGCGACGCTGCGTCAGGACGAGCTGGACCCGGGGCGCACGCGCGTCACCTACCGCTTCAACTTCGCCACGCGGCCGCGCTGGCTCAGGCCGCTTCTCGAGCCGATCGCCGGGGCCCTCTTCATGCGCGAAACCCGCCGGAGGCTTGCGGCCCTGAAGCGCCACCTGGAGCAATCCCGCCCGTAG
- a CDS encoding VOC family protein, producing the protein MSAYQSAVPVLQVANVEASVRWYIDVLGFVPQTFPQNPPFSFAMLRRDGAEIMLQCGERGKDGGPDPEFLWSVYLRIGDAAVLEVAAAAGTKTQLLRGPERMFYGLVEFEICDPDGYRICVGGEAPPGANVKMHQE; encoded by the coding sequence ATGTCCGCCTATCAAAGCGCCGTTCCCGTCCTGCAGGTCGCAAACGTCGAGGCCAGCGTGCGGTGGTACATCGACGTGCTCGGCTTCGTCCCGCAAACGTTTCCGCAAAACCCTCCCTTCTCCTTCGCCATGCTGCGCCGGGACGGCGCGGAGATCATGCTGCAGTGCGGGGAGCGAGGGAAAGACGGCGGGCCCGATCCCGAGTTTCTGTGGTCGGTTTATCTCAGGATCGGCGACGCGGCGGTGCTCGAGGTCGCGGCCGCCGCCGGCACGAAGACGCAATTGCTGCGCGGGCCGGAGCGGATGTTCTACGGCCTCGTCGAGTTCGAGATCTGCGATCCCGACGGGTATCGGATATGTGTCGGCGGTGAAGCCCCTCCAGGTGCGAACGTCAAGATGCACCAGGAGTAG
- a CDS encoding aminoglycoside phosphotransferase family protein, which translates to MTERPAARRHAAWLDQLPSVVQELQRRWLLTLEPAWSRGEDGAAWVAPAHRDGVRMVLKIGMPHMEADHEIEGLRFWKGDPTVRLLEADAGLHALLLERCEPGAPLRDLPEAEQDVILAGLLRRLWRKPSVPHPFRTLSTMLQSWGDETLAARAQWLDSGLLLAGLRLFEKLARPSPDDVLLATDLHAGNVLRAQREPWLAIDPKPFVGDRAYDATQHLLNCRARLAADPVATIRRFADLLDVDAERVRLWTFARMASEPRDSWTDEDLALTRSLA; encoded by the coding sequence GTGACGGAGCGGCCGGCCGCGCGCAGGCATGCCGCCTGGCTCGACCAGCTTCCGTCGGTCGTCCAAGAGCTGCAGCGCCGCTGGTTATTGACCCTCGAGCCCGCGTGGAGCAGGGGCGAGGACGGCGCCGCCTGGGTCGCGCCGGCCCACCGGGACGGCGTGCGCATGGTGCTGAAAATCGGCATGCCGCACATGGAAGCCGACCACGAGATCGAGGGGCTGCGGTTCTGGAAAGGCGATCCGACGGTGCGCCTGCTCGAGGCCGATGCCGGCCTTCACGCGCTGCTCCTCGAGCGCTGCGAGCCGGGCGCTCCGTTGCGCGACCTGCCGGAAGCTGAGCAGGACGTCATCCTTGCCGGGCTACTGCGCCGTCTCTGGCGGAAGCCGTCCGTGCCGCACCCGTTCCGTACGCTTTCGACGATGCTGCAGTCCTGGGGGGATGAAACACTCGCCGCCAGAGCACAATGGCTGGATTCGGGCCTCTTGCTGGCCGGATTGAGGCTGTTCGAAAAGCTGGCACGGCCGTCTCCGGACGATGTGCTGCTGGCCACCGACCTTCATGCGGGCAACGTCCTGCGGGCGCAGCGCGAGCCCTGGCTGGCGATCGACCCCAAGCCCTTCGTCGGCGATCGCGCCTATGACGCCACGCAGCATCTCCTCAACTGCCGGGCGCGGCTGGCGGCGGACCCTGTGGCCACGATCCGACGCTTTGCCGACCTGCTCGACGTCGACGCGGAGCGCGTTCGCCTGTGGACCTTCGCGCGGATGGCGTCGGAGCCGCGCGATTCATGGACCGACGAGGACCTCGCGCTGACGCGGTCGCTGGCATGA
- a CDS encoding DUF1801 domain-containing protein, whose product MAAKRSRKPASPRKKATGKADAKTAKGRKAVPKRWSGKGTKPALLAGGNPQIAMGDGDAPVQAFIAAMPGWKREVGRRLDALIARNVPGVRKAVKWNSPFYGIAGQGWFLSFHCFTRYVKVAFFSGASLSPPPPGKSRHEEVRYLDVLEKDSLDESQFTDWVKQASRLPGWGKA is encoded by the coding sequence ATGGCTGCGAAGAGATCCAGAAAGCCGGCGAGCCCCAGGAAGAAAGCAACCGGAAAGGCCGATGCAAAGACGGCCAAAGGGCGAAAAGCCGTCCCGAAGCGGTGGTCCGGCAAAGGCACGAAGCCGGCCCTTCTCGCGGGCGGCAATCCCCAGATCGCGATGGGCGACGGCGACGCTCCCGTGCAGGCCTTTATCGCCGCCATGCCGGGATGGAAGCGTGAGGTCGGCCGCCGGCTCGATGCCCTGATCGCGCGCAACGTCCCCGGCGTGCGCAAGGCGGTCAAATGGAACTCGCCCTTCTACGGCATCGCGGGCCAGGGCTGGTTCCTCAGCTTTCATTGCTTCACGAGGTACGTCAAAGTCGCTTTCTTCAGCGGCGCATCACTGAGTCCTCCCCCTCCCGGCAAGTCTAGGCACGAGGAGGTGCGCTACCTCGACGTTCTCGAGAAAGATTCGCTCGACGAATCTCAATTCACCGACTGGGTGAAGCAGGCGTCCCGGCTGCCCGGCTGGGGCAAGGCCTGA
- a CDS encoding carbonic anhydrase, with the protein MTHPALDALARLREGNRRFVENQSSAASDLSTARRVALIQKQEPFAIVLGCSDSRVPAELVFDQGLGDLFVIRVAGNIVAPSQIGSVEFAASRFGTRLVVVMGHSQCGAVQATVEELLGRMTTQSRNLRSIVNRVRPSVESLIGGLLPLDVEALMRDAVRANVKASASQLRHGSDLLEELIRREGLLVVGAEYSLETGVVTFFDGVPEE; encoded by the coding sequence ATGACCCATCCTGCCCTCGATGCTCTGGCCCGGCTCCGGGAAGGAAACCGCCGCTTCGTCGAGAACCAGTCGTCGGCCGCGTCCGATTTGAGCACCGCACGCCGGGTCGCCCTGATCCAGAAGCAGGAGCCGTTCGCCATCGTCCTGGGCTGCTCCGACTCCCGCGTTCCCGCGGAGCTGGTCTTTGACCAGGGACTCGGCGACCTGTTCGTCATCCGCGTGGCGGGGAACATCGTCGCGCCGTCGCAGATCGGCAGCGTCGAGTTCGCCGCGTCACGCTTCGGGACGCGGCTGGTGGTCGTGATGGGGCATTCCCAGTGCGGCGCGGTGCAGGCGACCGTGGAGGAGCTGCTGGGCAGGATGACGACCCAATCACGAAACCTTCGGTCGATTGTCAACCGCGTCCGTCCCTCGGTGGAGTCGTTGATCGGTGGACTTCTGCCGCTCGACGTCGAGGCGCTGATGCGCGACGCGGTTCGCGCCAACGTCAAGGCTTCGGCAAGCCAGCTGCGTCACGGATCGGACCTGCTCGAAGAATTGATCCGGAGGGAAGGGCTTCTCGTGGTGGGGGCGGAATACTCCCTGGAAACGGGAGTCGTGACCTTCTTCGACGGCGTCCCGGAAGAATGA
- a CDS encoding alpha/beta hydrolase, with protein MATFCLIHGSGQGPEGWKLLAQELEGRGHRVLTPAFDIQRTDEGAAWHADWLVESMTASQTKPSETICVAHSASGIYLPLIAEGFRPRRMVFLAALIPRPGRSVLELVRDDPSMFNPGWVGRSPNEDGVAREFVFHDCPPERIEWAMSTRILFYATRALGEPCPLKAWPTVPASYIACADDRTIAPAWQCRAAREWLGVEPVVLPGGHCPHVSRPGALADALERVADASGARG; from the coding sequence ATGGCGACGTTCTGCCTCATCCACGGGAGCGGGCAGGGGCCCGAGGGGTGGAAGCTGCTGGCGCAGGAGCTCGAGGGGCGCGGACATCGCGTATTGACGCCTGCGTTCGACATCCAACGGACCGACGAGGGAGCCGCCTGGCATGCCGACTGGCTCGTCGAATCCATGACCGCCTCACAGACGAAGCCGTCGGAGACGATCTGCGTCGCGCATTCGGCGAGCGGGATTTACCTGCCACTGATCGCCGAGGGCTTCCGGCCGCGCCGCATGGTCTTCCTGGCGGCGCTCATCCCGCGCCCGGGTCGCAGCGTTCTCGAGCTGGTCCGCGACGATCCGTCGATGTTCAACCCGGGATGGGTCGGACGCAGCCCCAACGAAGATGGCGTGGCCAGAGAGTTCGTGTTTCACGACTGCCCGCCGGAGCGTATCGAGTGGGCCATGTCGACGCGCATTCTCTTCTATGCGACGCGGGCGCTGGGGGAGCCATGCCCGCTGAAGGCCTGGCCGACCGTCCCGGCGTCCTATATCGCCTGCGCCGATGACCGGACCATCGCGCCGGCGTGGCAGTGCCGCGCGGCCCGGGAATGGCTCGGCGTCGAGCCGGTGGTGCTTCCCGGCGGACATTGCCCGCACGTCAGCCGTCCTGGTGCGCTGGCGGACGCACTCGAGCGGGTCGCAGATGCGTCGGGAGCTCGAGGATGA